In Candidatus Beckwithbacteria bacterium, the genomic window TCTAATTGGGATAAAACCAAGCGGCGTTGGGCTCGACAACTAGGAAAAATTCCTAGTAATACGGAAATTATTAAAGCTTATCATAGCTTGCTGACTGAGCAAAAAATTGAGCCTAATAAGGCTTTGGAGACTAGTTTGAGGGTGCGTAAGGTTCGGACTCTGTCTGGAGTAGCGCCTTTTGCGGTCATGATGAAACCCTGGCCATGTCCGGGCAATTGTATCTATTGCCCTAATGAAGCTGGTATGCCCAAAAGCTATATGAGTGATGAGCCAGCAGCGGCTCGGGCTAAGAATCTACAATTTGATCCCAAGTTGCAGGTGCAAACTAGAATCAAGCAAATGGAGGCAATTGGTCACAAGCCTCAAAAGATCCAAATTATTGTGATTGGGGCGACTTTTTCGGCATACCCTAATGTTTATAAAAAGCAGTTTATAAAAGCTATTTTTGATGCTTGTAATGGTCAGACAGCTAAAACCTTGGAACAGGCTCAAAAACTAAATGAAACCGCTACCTATCGGATTGTAGGTATGAGTGTAGAAACTCGGCCGGATTGGATTAATAAAAAAGAAGTGGTTTTGCTAAGGAAATTGGGAGTTACTAAAGTTCAACTGGGAGTGCAAAGTTTGGATGAAACAGTTTTAAAAACAATTGGTCGTGGTCATGACGTTTTAGCGGTACGAAAAGCAACCAAGCTGCTTCGAGATGGAGGCTTTAAAATTTGCTATCATCTAATGCCGAATTTACCAGGTTCAAATCCAAGGCTTGATGTCCGAGTTGCTAAGCAAATTTTTACCGATTCAGATTTCCGGCCGGATACAGTCAAAATTTATCCCTGTATTGTAGTGCCTGGAACTAGGCTGTATGAGCTGTGGCAGCAGGGTAATTACCAAAGCTATGATGACAAGATTTTAGCTAAAACTTTGATTGAAATCAAAAAATTAGTCCCCAAATATTGCCGGATTGATCGTTTGGTTCGAGATATTACCACTAGCTGGACTGCTTCAGGGACTAAAAAAACCAACATGCGACAACTGATTGCTGAGGAAATGAAAAAGCAAAACATTAGCTGTCAGTGTATCCGTTGCCGGGAAATCAAGGATCAAGTTCATGAAACTAGTAAACCTGACTTATTAGTATTGCCCATTAAAATAAGTGGAGCATCTGAATACTTTTTAAGTTTTGAAAGCAAAGACCACTTATTTGCCCTACTGCGTTTACGTTTGCCAAATAAAAATGAACTTTCTAAGTATTTTTCAGTTTTAGAAGATGCAGCTATTATTCGGGAAGTTCAAGTTTTTGGTGAGCAGATTGAATTTAGCAAACATGAAAAGCAGGCTACACAGCACAAACATTATGGCCGAAAACTAATTGCTCAGGCTGAAAAGATTGCCAAAGAACATGGTTTTTCTAAAATTGCTATTATTTCTGGAGTTGGAGTTCGTACATATTATGAACGACTTGGGTATAAATTAGAGCAGACATACATGGTTAAAAAAAATTAAGTAAATGTGTACAATGAAAATATTATCAATTTGTACGTAGTATATGAATGAAATTGAACAGATTTTAAATAAAAACGAAAAAATTATTTGGGAAGGAAAACCTGAAATTATTCCCTACGCAGTTGCTTATTTATTGCC contains:
- a CDS encoding tRNA uridine(34) 5-carboxymethylaminomethyl modification radical SAM/GNAT enzyme Elp3 — encoded protein: MKTIKDLLYQDLAKANLSNWDKTKRRWARQLGKIPSNTEIIKAYHSLLTEQKIEPNKALETSLRVRKVRTLSGVAPFAVMMKPWPCPGNCIYCPNEAGMPKSYMSDEPAAARAKNLQFDPKLQVQTRIKQMEAIGHKPQKIQIIVIGATFSAYPNVYKKQFIKAIFDACNGQTAKTLEQAQKLNETATYRIVGMSVETRPDWINKKEVVLLRKLGVTKVQLGVQSLDETVLKTIGRGHDVLAVRKATKLLRDGGFKICYHLMPNLPGSNPRLDVRVAKQIFTDSDFRPDTVKIYPCIVVPGTRLYELWQQGNYQSYDDKILAKTLIEIKKLVPKYCRIDRLVRDITTSWTASGTKKTNMRQLIAEEMKKQNISCQCIRCREIKDQVHETSKPDLLVLPIKISGASEYFLSFESKDHLFALLRLRLPNKNELSKYFSVLEDAAIIREVQVFGEQIEFSKHEKQATQHKHYGRKLIAQAEKIAKEHGFSKIAIISGVGVRTYYERLGYKLEQTYMVKKN